The Mycobacterium paragordonae genome includes a region encoding these proteins:
- a CDS encoding alpha/beta hydrolase, whose product MSSFTSGPDVDPALRTAARLLPRGYGLNRGLALPRAAMTLLGRINAVRDVPVVAVDGDVSVRLHRPACLVDPAPALLWIHGGGFVMGSARQEDGFCRRLSHLASVAVAAVDFRLPPEHPYPAPLEDCYAALLWLAQQPWVDPSRVAIGGLSSGGGLAAALAFLARDRGEIQPAFQLLSQPNLDDRTGSQATGRRRLVWSEGDNRQAWRWYLGNADPAVASPARRSDLAGLAPSWIGTGSLDLLHDEAVEYGRRLNAAGTPCHVEIAVGAFHAFDSIVPNAPVSLTFFASQCDELRAALAKPTT is encoded by the coding sequence GTGAGTTCGTTCACGTCGGGGCCTGATGTGGACCCCGCCTTGCGAACCGCGGCCAGACTGCTGCCGAGGGGCTATGGCCTCAACCGCGGGCTGGCGCTGCCGCGTGCGGCGATGACGCTGTTGGGACGCATTAACGCCGTCCGTGACGTGCCGGTCGTGGCCGTCGATGGCGATGTGAGCGTTCGCCTGCATCGACCCGCTTGCCTTGTTGATCCGGCGCCTGCGCTGCTGTGGATCCACGGCGGTGGGTTCGTGATGGGCAGCGCGCGACAGGAAGATGGGTTCTGCCGCAGGCTGTCTCATTTAGCGAGCGTCGCGGTTGCGGCCGTTGATTTCAGGTTGCCGCCCGAACATCCATATCCCGCTCCGCTGGAAGACTGCTATGCGGCGCTGCTGTGGTTGGCGCAGCAGCCTTGGGTTGATCCATCAAGGGTCGCGATCGGCGGTCTCAGCTCCGGTGGTGGGCTGGCCGCGGCACTTGCGTTTCTGGCCCGGGATCGCGGCGAGATCCAGCCGGCCTTTCAATTGCTGTCCCAACCGAACCTCGACGACCGCACCGGCAGTCAAGCCACAGGTCGCCGTCGCCTGGTCTGGTCGGAGGGCGACAACCGCCAAGCCTGGCGATGGTATCTGGGGAACGCGGACCCAGCCGTCGCGAGCCCGGCGCGGCGCAGCGACCTCGCCGGGCTGGCACCGTCCTGGATCGGCACCGGCTCGCTAGATTTGCTGCATGACGAGGCCGTCGAGTACGGCAGGCGCCTGAATGCGGCGGGGACGCCCTGCCACGTCGAGATCGCGGTCGGCGCCTTCCACGCGTTTGATTCGATCGTGCCGAACGCGCCGGTGTCGCTGACATTCTTCGCCAGCCAATGTGATGAACTGCGGGCCGCACTGGCTAAGCCAACAACTTGA
- a CDS encoding Ig-like domain-containing protein: MIAGVFISVAALQLTGFGVTIAPRAAAQPAPKVVATEPAANATVPAGKTAIKVTFDQKMLANSYSFVVIQGGAFPPCQSTPSVSADGMSFSLDCELQPGKSYALGFNGGNYTGFKNEASVAAVPSELHFSTAS; encoded by the coding sequence TTGATCGCTGGCGTATTCATCAGCGTGGCGGCCTTGCAGCTGACCGGTTTCGGCGTGACCATCGCACCAAGGGCGGCAGCCCAGCCGGCACCGAAGGTTGTGGCCACAGAGCCGGCGGCGAACGCCACCGTGCCGGCCGGTAAAACCGCCATCAAGGTCACCTTCGACCAGAAGATGTTGGCTAATTCGTATTCGTTCGTCGTCATTCAGGGTGGTGCCTTTCCTCCTTGCCAGTCGACGCCGTCAGTTTCGGCTGACGGCATGAGCTTCTCGCTCGATTGCGAGTTGCAGCCCGGCAAGTCCTATGCGCTGGGTTTCAACGGCGGCAATTACACCGGCTTCAAGAACGAGGCGTCCGTCGCAGCGGTCCCTAGTGAATTGCACTTCTCGACTGCTTCCTGA
- the argS gene encoding arginine--tRNA ligase: MTPADLAELLKTTATAVLAEHDLDVSALPPTVTVERPRNPDHGDYASNLALQLAKKVGANPRELAGWLAEALAQADGIASAEVAGPGFINLRLEASAQAKIVTEVIDAGEAFGHSETLKAQKINLEFVSANPTGPIHIGGTRWAAVGDALGRLLTTQGAEVVREYYFNDHGAQIDRFANSLVAAAKGEPAPADGYAGTYINDIAAQVLQKAPEALSLPDAEMHETFRQIGVDLMFAHIKESLHEFGTDFDVYTHEDSMHTSGRVEQAITKLRDTGNIYEKDGATWLRTSAFGDDKDRVVIKSDGIPAYIAGDLAYYLDKRQRGFDLCIYMLGADHHGYIARLKAAAAAFGEDPATVEVLIGQMVNLVRDGQPVKMSKRAGTVITLDDLVEAIGVDAARYSLIRSSVDTPIDIDLALWSSASNENPVYYVQYAHARLSALARNAAELGLIPDTSHLELLSHDKEGTLLRTIGEFPRVLKTAAALREPHRICRYLEDLAGDYHRFYDACRILPQGDEEPTDLNTARLALCQATRQVVANGLTILGVSAPERM, from the coding sequence GTGACCCCCGCCGACCTCGCTGAGCTGCTCAAAACCACCGCCACCGCGGTGCTTGCCGAGCACGACCTCGACGTGTCCGCGCTGCCCCCGACGGTCACCGTGGAGCGTCCGCGTAATCCCGATCACGGAGATTACGCTTCCAACCTGGCCCTGCAACTGGCCAAGAAGGTCGGCGCCAACCCCCGTGAGCTGGCCGGATGGCTGGCCGAAGCGCTGGCGCAGGCTGACGGCATCGCCTCCGCCGAGGTGGCCGGCCCCGGCTTCATCAACCTGCGCCTCGAGGCCTCGGCGCAGGCCAAGATCGTCACCGAGGTCATTGATGCCGGCGAAGCGTTCGGCCATTCCGAGACGCTGAAAGCCCAGAAGATCAACCTGGAATTCGTCTCGGCCAACCCCACCGGGCCGATCCACATCGGCGGCACCCGCTGGGCCGCCGTCGGCGACGCGCTGGGCCGGCTGCTCACCACCCAGGGCGCCGAGGTGGTCCGCGAGTACTACTTCAACGACCATGGCGCGCAGATCGACCGGTTCGCCAACTCCCTGGTCGCGGCGGCCAAGGGCGAGCCCGCCCCGGCGGACGGCTACGCGGGCACCTACATCAACGACATCGCCGCGCAGGTCCTGCAGAAGGCGCCCGAGGCACTGAGCCTGCCCGACGCCGAAATGCACGAGACCTTTCGCCAGATCGGCGTCGACCTGATGTTCGCCCACATCAAAGAGTCGCTGCACGAGTTCGGCACCGACTTCGACGTCTACACCCACGAAGACTCGATGCACACCAGCGGCCGGGTGGAGCAGGCGATCACGAAACTCCGCGATACCGGCAACATTTACGAGAAGGACGGCGCAACCTGGTTGCGCACCAGCGCTTTTGGTGACGATAAAGACCGCGTGGTGATCAAGAGCGACGGCATCCCCGCGTACATCGCCGGCGACCTCGCCTACTACCTGGACAAGCGGCAGCGCGGATTCGACCTGTGCATCTACATGCTCGGCGCCGACCACCACGGTTACATCGCGCGCCTGAAGGCCGCCGCCGCCGCCTTCGGTGAGGACCCGGCCACCGTCGAGGTCCTGATCGGGCAGATGGTCAACCTGGTTCGCGACGGCCAACCGGTCAAGATGAGCAAGCGGGCCGGCACCGTCATCACCCTGGACGACCTGGTCGAAGCGATCGGCGTCGACGCCGCCCGGTACAGCCTGATCCGGTCCTCGGTGGACACCCCGATCGACATCGATCTGGCGTTGTGGTCTTCGGCGTCCAACGAAAACCCGGTCTACTACGTGCAATACGCCCACGCCCGGCTCTCCGCGCTGGCGCGCAACGCTGCCGAACTCGGCCTCATCCCCGACACCTCGCATCTGGAACTGCTCAGCCACGACAAAGAGGGCACCTTGCTGCGCACCATCGGTGAGTTCCCGCGGGTTCTGAAAACCGCAGCGGCCCTGCGTGAACCGCACCGCATCTGCCGTTATCTCGAAGACCTCGCGGGCGACTACCACCGGTTCTACGACGCCTGCCGGATCCTGCCGCAGGGCGACGAAGAGCCCACCGACCTGAACACCGCCCGCCTGGCGCTGTGCCAGGCGACCCGCCAGGTCGTCGCCAACGGATTGACCATCCTCGGAGTCAGCGCCCCGGAGAGAATGTGA
- the lysA gene encoding diaminopimelate decarboxylase, translating to MLRLAPNVWPRNTVRDDDGIVEIAGVKVTDLAQEYGTPLFVIDEADFRSRCHETAAAFGGGANVHYAAKAFLCTEIARWIEQEGLSLDVCSGGELAVALNADFPPQRITLHGNNKSVAELTAAVKAGVGHVVLDSMIEIERLDAIAGEAGIVQDVLVRLTVGVEAHTHEFISTAHEDQKFGLSVASGAAMAAVRKVFAADHLRLVGLHSHIGSQIFDVAGFEIAAHRVIGLLRDIVAEFGVDKTAQVSTVDLGGGLGISYLAPDDPPPIADLADKLSVIVSNESAAVGLPTPRLVVEPGRAIAGPGTITLYEVGTVKDVDVSTTANRRYVSVDGGMSDNIRTALYDAQYDVRLVSRLSDAPATQARLVGKHCETGDILVRDAWVPDDVGPGDLVAVAATGAYCYSLSSRYNMICRPAVVAVRAGESRLILRRETVDDLLSLEVR from the coding sequence CTGTTGCGATTGGCGCCGAACGTCTGGCCGCGCAACACCGTTCGCGACGACGACGGGATCGTCGAGATCGCCGGCGTCAAAGTGACCGATCTCGCCCAGGAGTACGGGACCCCGCTGTTCGTCATCGACGAAGCCGACTTCCGCTCCCGCTGCCACGAGACGGCCGCGGCGTTCGGCGGCGGGGCCAACGTGCACTACGCCGCAAAAGCGTTCCTGTGCACCGAAATCGCACGGTGGATCGAGCAGGAAGGCCTCTCGCTCGATGTGTGCTCGGGTGGTGAACTGGCCGTCGCGCTCAACGCGGACTTCCCGCCGCAGCGAATCACGTTGCACGGCAACAACAAATCTGTGGCCGAGCTGACCGCCGCGGTGAAAGCCGGTGTCGGACATGTCGTGCTGGACTCGATGATCGAGATCGAGCGGCTCGACGCGATCGCCGGCGAGGCCGGAATCGTTCAGGATGTGCTCGTCCGGCTCACCGTCGGAGTGGAGGCGCACACGCACGAGTTCATCTCCACCGCCCACGAAGACCAGAAGTTCGGTCTCTCGGTGGCCAGCGGCGCGGCCATGGCCGCGGTGCGCAAAGTGTTCGCCGCCGACCACCTGCGCCTGGTCGGACTGCACAGCCACATCGGCTCACAGATCTTCGATGTCGCCGGCTTCGAAATCGCCGCGCACCGGGTCATCGGGTTGCTGCGCGACATCGTCGCCGAATTCGGCGTCGACAAGACCGCGCAGGTCTCGACGGTGGATCTCGGTGGCGGCCTGGGCATCTCGTACCTGGCGCCGGATGACCCGCCGCCGATCGCCGACCTGGCGGACAAGCTGAGCGTCATCGTGAGCAACGAGTCGGCAGCCGTCGGGCTGCCCACGCCGAGGCTGGTCGTCGAACCCGGACGCGCCATCGCCGGTCCGGGCACCATCACGCTCTACGAGGTCGGCACCGTCAAAGACGTCGACGTCAGCACCACCGCCAACCGGCGCTACGTCAGCGTCGACGGCGGCATGAGCGACAACATCCGCACCGCTTTGTACGACGCCCAATACGACGTCCGCCTCGTTTCCCGGCTCAGTGACGCCCCCGCCACGCAGGCCCGGCTGGTCGGAAAGCATTGCGAGACCGGCGACATTCTGGTGCGCGACGCGTGGGTGCCCGACGACGTGGGGCCGGGTGACCTGGTCGCCGTGGCTGCGACCGGCGCCTACTGCTATTCCCTGTCGAGTCGTTACAACATGATCTGCCGTCCCGCGGTGGTCGCGGTGCGAGCGGGGGAGTCCCGCTTGATCCTGCGCCGCGAGACGGTCGACGATCTGCTGAGTCTGGAAGTGAGGTGA
- the rimI gene encoding ribosomal protein S18-alanine N-acetyltransferase gives MTDPQEPVVFDALLPSDVGRCAELDALVFAGDDPWSATVFARELAGKDSYFVGARTNGTLIGYAGIACLGATGFSGTSFYEVRNIAVDPAHQGQGIGRRLLDELLKFAAGGAVFLEVRCDNEAAIALYRDFGFDQVGVRPGYYNGADAVTMRREPRASTQQST, from the coding sequence ATGACCGACCCCCAGGAGCCGGTGGTCTTCGATGCGCTGTTGCCGTCCGACGTCGGCAGATGCGCCGAGTTGGACGCCCTTGTATTCGCCGGTGACGACCCGTGGTCGGCCACCGTATTCGCGCGCGAGCTGGCCGGCAAAGACAGCTACTTCGTGGGCGCGCGCACTAACGGCACCCTGATCGGTTACGCGGGAATCGCTTGTTTGGGTGCCACAGGCTTCTCAGGCACGTCCTTTTACGAGGTGCGCAATATCGCCGTCGACCCGGCGCACCAGGGACAAGGCATCGGCCGCCGACTGTTGGACGAGCTGCTGAAGTTCGCCGCGGGCGGCGCCGTGTTTCTCGAGGTTCGCTGCGACAACGAAGCGGCCATCGCCCTATACCGCGACTTCGGATTCGACCAGGTTGGCGTTCGCCCCGGGTACTACAACGGCGCCGACGCGGTCACGATGCGGCGCGAGCCGCGGGCCAGCACCCAACAATCGACCTAG